In Pontibacillus yanchengensis, the following are encoded in one genomic region:
- a CDS encoding GNAT family N-acetyltransferase — translation MMYILKPLTQTQAEEIAYKWHYDGDYSFYDMEADQEDLLEFLDPVQRGESYYAVFDEYQMIGFFSFAQKNDHTIDIGLGMRPENTGEGNGEAFVHAGIEFAKRTYRPTHITLSVATFNRRAIKVYENIGFQIEETFMQPTNGSYFEFVRMVYECE, via the coding sequence ATCATGTATATTTTGAAACCATTAACGCAAACGCAAGCTGAAGAGATAGCATATAAGTGGCATTACGATGGTGACTATTCGTTTTATGATATGGAAGCGGATCAGGAAGACTTGTTGGAATTTTTAGATCCAGTACAACGCGGAGAGTCTTATTATGCTGTTTTTGATGAGTATCAAATGATAGGCTTTTTTAGCTTTGCGCAAAAGAATGACCATACCATAGATATAGGATTAGGTATGCGACCAGAAAACACAGGAGAGGGGAATGGGGAAGCCTTTGTACATGCTGGTATAGAATTTGCCAAAAGAACGTATCGCCCAACTCACATTACTCTTTCCGTAGCAACATTTAATAGAAGAGCTATTAAAGTTTACGAGAACATTGGTTTTCAAATAGAGGAAACCTTTATGCAGCCTACCAATGGAAGTTATTTTGAATTTGTTAGGATGGTTTATGAATGTGAGTAG